A genomic region of Miscanthus floridulus cultivar M001 chromosome 3, ASM1932011v1, whole genome shotgun sequence contains the following coding sequences:
- the LOC136543566 gene encoding UDP-glycosyltransferase 91D1-like — protein MRWLDAQPARSVLYVAFGSEAPLTPAHVRALALGLELAGVRFLWALRKPVGGERPQLSDGFEDRVGARGVVRVGWVPQVRVLVHAAVGAFMTHVGWSSHMESFLFGHPLVMLPLFADQGLTARLMTERRVGLEVPWDDCGSEFRGEDVARTVRRVMMEEEGKEFSRSAKGLQEVLRDTATQERYIDELVEHLLQRRGDY, from the coding sequence ATGCGCTGGCTCGACGCCCAGCCCGCGCGGTCCGTGCTCTACGTGGCGTTTGGGAGCGAGGCGCCGCTGACGCCGGCGCACGTCCGCGCGCTCGCGCTCGGGCTGGAGCTGGCGGGCGTGCGCTTCCTCTGGGCGCTCCGGAAGCCGGTCGGCGGCGAGCGGCCGCAGCTCTCGGACGGGTTCGAGGACCGCGTGGGCGCGCGCGGGGTGGTGCGCGTCGGGTGGGTGCCGCAGGTGCGCGTGCTCGTGCACGCCGCGGTGGGCGCCTTCATGACGCACGTTGGGTGGAGTTCCCACATGGAGAGCTTCCTGTTCGGCCACCCGCTGGTGATGCTGCCCCTGTTCGCCGACCAGGGCCTCACGGCGCGGTTGATGACGGAGCGGCGGGTCGGCCTGGAGGTGCCCTGGGATGACTGCGGCAGCGAGTTCCGCGGCGAGGACGTCGCGAGGACCGTGCGGCGGGTGATGATGGAGGAGGAAGGCAAGGAGTTCTCGCGCAGTGCCAAGGGATTGCAGGAGGTTCTTCGGGATACGGCAACGCAGGAGCGCTACATCGATGAGCTGGTCGAGCACTTGCTGCAGCGCCGAGGAGATTATTAG